Proteins from a genomic interval of Sporolactobacillus sp. Y61:
- a CDS encoding YpoC family protein, giving the protein MRIPFFYDMLFKGDSSLLATWPWQEEDPVLPYLWEERQQIRTAFHRRQSEQAKGLMLHAVSAFIDHMVWTANRPVRTLSPVELTSELQALPFAPLNLQERLKYIFRQPDRYISFIQLDNLQEELTKKLAVYHRMKKSLPAGKPLTPPEA; this is encoded by the coding sequence ATGCGCATTCCTTTCTTCTACGACATGTTATTTAAGGGTGATTCTTCGTTACTGGCGACCTGGCCATGGCAGGAAGAGGATCCCGTTCTTCCATACTTATGGGAAGAGCGCCAGCAGATCAGAACAGCTTTTCATCGCAGGCAATCTGAACAGGCAAAAGGGCTGATGTTACATGCTGTATCTGCATTTATTGATCACATGGTCTGGACAGCGAATCGTCCTGTACGAACACTGTCTCCGGTAGAGTTAACTTCAGAACTTCAGGCGCTGCCCTTTGCGCCGCTTAATCTTCAGGAGAGACTCAAGTATATTTTCCGGCAGCCCGACCGCTATATATCATTTATTCAACTGGACAACCTTCAGGAAGAACTGACAAAAAAACTTGCCGTGTACCATCGGATGAAAAAAAGCCTGCCGGCCGGCAAGCCTTTGACACCACCAGAAGCTTAG